One Streptomyces sp. NA02950 genomic region harbors:
- a CDS encoding aminotransferase class III-fold pyridoxal phosphate-dependent enzyme gives MTASGPWLHLADGRRIFDGSSGLLCVNVGHGSPKVFSRIEQQFPRSSFGGAAVVRPHTQLELMNRLCRAVGRPEDSIALATCGTLGVEVAVALARNIARVRGGKRRGDILTSTLSYHGMSALTLGLAGNHARRPRPEDALGLGPAFPAPYPPTHHHAAGSCDASCADEVAKAIDSRGAENVAAVLLEPVNGTTGGAYVPPDGYLRRVKEICRERNVLVIHDEVLTGLWRTGTPLASNHWDGADPDLCILSKGLGAGYTSVGAVLVSPELAPLLRREGADPLPAMGTMATHPLQAAACLGVLDELESMDFDAFQARGEQLGARLRPLTGQPVVRDVRGLGHLYGVEVTPGLLWPLMEECERQGVFFYPFTGAGDPRSEGLVVAPPLNSSGEDIDFLTAALTAAVAALS, from the coding sequence GTGACGGCGAGCGGTCCCTGGCTCCACCTCGCTGACGGCCGCCGCATCTTCGACGGATCGAGCGGCCTCCTCTGCGTGAACGTGGGCCACGGCAGCCCCAAGGTCTTCTCCCGCATCGAGCAGCAGTTCCCCCGTTCCTCGTTCGGCGGCGCCGCCGTCGTACGGCCCCACACCCAACTGGAGCTGATGAACCGACTGTGCCGCGCAGTGGGCCGTCCAGAGGACTCCATCGCACTGGCCACGTGCGGGACGCTCGGCGTGGAGGTCGCCGTCGCGCTGGCCCGCAACATCGCGCGCGTCCGCGGAGGCAAGCGGCGCGGCGACATCCTGACCTCCACCCTGAGCTATCACGGGATGAGCGCGCTCACCCTCGGGCTCGCCGGCAACCACGCCCGGCGCCCGCGCCCGGAGGACGCGCTCGGCCTCGGCCCGGCCTTCCCGGCGCCCTACCCGCCGACCCACCACCACGCAGCGGGCTCGTGCGACGCCTCGTGCGCCGACGAGGTGGCGAAGGCGATCGACAGCAGGGGAGCGGAGAACGTCGCCGCCGTCCTCCTGGAACCCGTCAACGGCACCACCGGCGGCGCCTACGTGCCGCCCGACGGATACCTCCGGCGCGTCAAGGAGATCTGCCGGGAACGCAACGTCCTCGTCATCCACGACGAAGTCCTGACCGGGCTGTGGCGCACCGGCACCCCCCTGGCCAGCAACCACTGGGACGGCGCCGATCCCGACCTGTGCATCCTGTCCAAGGGCCTCGGCGCCGGCTACACCAGTGTGGGTGCGGTGCTCGTGTCGCCCGAGCTCGCACCGCTGCTGCGCCGCGAAGGCGCGGACCCGCTGCCCGCGATGGGCACCATGGCCACCCACCCCCTGCAGGCGGCGGCCTGCCTCGGGGTCCTGGACGAGCTGGAATCCATGGACTTCGACGCCTTCCAGGCGCGCGGAGAACAGCTCGGGGCGCGCCTGCGGCCCCTGACCGGACAGCCGGTCGTGCGGGACGTACGGGGCCTCGGCCACCTGTACGGAGTGGAGGTCACCCCTGGCCTGCTCTGGCCCCTGATGGAGGAGTGCGAGCGGCAAGGCGTCTTCTTCTACCCGTTCACCGGAGCCGGTGACCCGCGCAGCGAGGGCCTGGTCGTCGCGCCCCCGCTGAACTCCAGCGGCGAGGACATCGACTTCCTGACCGCCGCGCTCACCGCCGCGGTGGCCGCCCTCAGCTAG
- a CDS encoding helix-turn-helix transcriptional regulator, with the protein MATVTRSRRAAIQREAVQIRMRCQRSGHSTERTVAAIRASLPEVSALEAWRLALGWSRADTVTQVAALYRADGLQPPGLSESMLCRWEHDQERPGAEYAVMLCRAYGARLEHLGLGRWAGEGAGLRYRLPEPVAWVSGPREEMEPMTTDAGLPAVRESLQLALLADPQGSPLAAHLAEAAVEHYDLNYSKHPPQTLFKEIRDTRALLMPVMQAAGSTPPHRRTAAAGGPAVRTAGQPCLPPRRHDRRADPSGYRGHLQ; encoded by the coding sequence ATGGCGACAGTGACCCGCTCGCGCCGCGCGGCGATCCAGCGGGAGGCCGTACAGATCCGGATGCGGTGCCAGCGCTCGGGACATTCGACCGAGCGCACCGTGGCGGCGATCCGCGCGAGTCTGCCCGAGGTCTCTGCGCTCGAGGCGTGGCGGCTGGCGCTGGGCTGGTCACGGGCGGACACCGTCACCCAAGTCGCCGCGCTCTACCGGGCCGACGGGTTACAGCCCCCGGGCCTTTCGGAGTCGATGCTGTGCCGCTGGGAACATGATCAGGAACGGCCGGGAGCGGAATACGCCGTGATGCTGTGCCGGGCCTACGGAGCACGGCTCGAACACCTGGGCCTGGGCCGTTGGGCCGGTGAAGGCGCTGGCCTTCGGTACCGTCTCCCGGAGCCCGTCGCGTGGGTGTCCGGCCCGCGGGAAGAGATGGAGCCGATGACCACTGACGCCGGCCTTCCGGCCGTACGAGAATCTCTGCAGCTCGCCCTCCTCGCCGATCCGCAGGGCAGTCCGCTCGCGGCCCACTTGGCGGAGGCCGCTGTCGAGCACTACGACCTCAACTACTCCAAGCACCCGCCGCAGACCTTGTTCAAGGAGATCCGCGACACCAGGGCCCTGCTCATGCCCGTGATGCAGGCCGCCGGCAGCACCCCCCCACACCGTCGAACTGCAGCGGCAGGTGGCCCGGCTGTCCGCACTGCTGGGCAACCTTGCCTTCCACCTCGACGACACGACCGGCGCGCGGACCCATCTGGGTACCGCGGCCACCTACAGTGA
- a CDS encoding GntR family transcriptional regulator yields the protein MARRTTAYRRVAQELRDQIGDGTLKPNDRIPSLTELQETFGVSDTVILEARKVLVAEGLLIARTGDGTYVRERPEPQRLVHHAPDDPEEPLFRLEAAESGLFPDIVEVEAETTVPAPAAVARWLDVKTSRKVKRRVRLFRHDEMPVQLLTVYTLASGKTDASGVEEQVTSRPALDTEARALEGVVGQPVTVATRIERPAAGRARVLETVVLAERYTLVYRPTSGPA from the coding sequence GTGGCCAGGCGCACGACGGCCTACCGACGCGTCGCCCAGGAGCTGCGCGACCAAATCGGCGACGGCACGCTCAAGCCGAACGACCGCATCCCGTCGCTGACGGAACTGCAGGAGACATTCGGGGTCTCGGACACCGTGATCCTGGAGGCCCGCAAGGTCCTGGTCGCCGAGGGCCTGCTGATCGCCCGCACCGGCGACGGCACGTACGTCCGCGAGCGGCCGGAGCCGCAGCGCCTGGTGCACCACGCCCCGGACGATCCGGAAGAGCCGCTTTTCCGGCTGGAGGCGGCCGAGTCCGGGCTGTTCCCCGACATCGTCGAGGTGGAGGCGGAGACCACCGTGCCCGCGCCGGCCGCCGTGGCGCGGTGGCTGGACGTCAAGACGTCGAGGAAGGTCAAGCGCCGGGTGCGCCTGTTCCGGCATGACGAGATGCCAGTGCAGCTGCTCACCGTGTACACGCTGGCGAGCGGGAAGACCGACGCGTCCGGCGTGGAGGAACAGGTCACCTCCCGGCCGGCGCTGGACACAGAGGCCCGAGCCCTCGAGGGCGTGGTGGGCCAGCCGGTCACGGTGGCGACACGGATCGAGCGCCCGGCGGCGGGCCGGGCGCGCGTGCTGGAGACGGTCGTCCTCGCCGAGCGGTACACCCTGGTCTACCGGCCCACGTCCGGCCCGGCATGA
- a CDS encoding poly-gamma-glutamate hydrolase family protein: MPYTSYTDLAHEHLEGLDYQRNWRRSPVSTLLHLAIHGGGIEQGTGELAEAAASGIHDLYVFDGMKASGNAELHITSTAFDEPNALALARAATHTVSWHGCAGTAPLTNLGGLDYPLRDRVGLALSQAGFVVQLASPELDGGAPENICNQNTRKAGVQLEISTAQRAAFFVGGDLSRGNRGNRTAAFQAYVGAVQSALAEALVAVGRG, translated from the coding sequence ATGCCGTACACCTCGTACACGGACCTGGCCCACGAGCACCTCGAGGGGCTCGACTACCAGCGCAACTGGCGCAGGTCGCCCGTCTCCACGCTGCTCCACCTGGCCATCCACGGCGGCGGCATCGAGCAGGGAACGGGCGAACTCGCTGAGGCCGCGGCCAGCGGGATCCACGACCTGTACGTCTTCGACGGCATGAAGGCGTCGGGCAACGCCGAGCTGCACATCACCAGCACCGCTTTCGACGAGCCCAACGCCCTGGCGCTCGCCCGGGCGGCCACGCACACCGTGTCCTGGCACGGCTGCGCCGGGACCGCGCCGCTGACGAACCTCGGCGGCCTGGACTACCCGCTGCGCGACCGCGTGGGGCTGGCGCTGTCCCAGGCGGGGTTCGTGGTGCAGCTCGCTTCCCCGGAGCTCGACGGCGGCGCCCCGGAGAACATCTGCAATCAGAACACCCGCAAGGCGGGCGTGCAATTGGAGATCAGCACCGCTCAGCGGGCGGCGTTCTTCGTCGGCGGTGACCTGTCCCGTGGGAACCGCGGCAACCGTACGGCCGCCTTCCAGGCGTACGTCGGTGCCGTCCAGTCCGCCCTGGCCGAGGCGCTCGTCGCGGTCGGGCGCGGCTGA
- a CDS encoding holin — protein sequence MPQSARKALADVAERTVLTYVEAFLGLLLAGAVTDIVDLSVLQTASVAALPAALTVVKGAIGTRLGQIGTASWLPAKSDPTARL from the coding sequence ATGCCCCAGTCCGCCCGCAAGGCCCTCGCCGACGTCGCCGAGCGCACCGTCCTGACCTACGTCGAGGCGTTCCTCGGCCTCCTGCTCGCCGGAGCGGTCACCGACATCGTCGACCTGTCCGTGCTGCAGACCGCCTCCGTCGCGGCGCTCCCCGCCGCGCTGACCGTCGTCAAGGGCGCCATCGGCACCCGCCTCGGCCAGATCGGCACCGCCTCGTGGCTGCCGGCCAAGTCCGACCCCACCGCCCGCCTCTGA
- a CDS encoding peptidoglycan-binding protein: MPTYHAAVVHPNQSVTYCGEVDQAHVDTARAIAEIDTVPRFTREHSSRPGTVFVLRDDGDLDWYEPVGAEPFIIRRPDPEPAVGALTGDLPGADELPRGATGTVWISGAIRLGDGSIGGAMDTPGNPPRVVHHSTESPAGGKYLESVGSYLIRVASEPQLIYCPVTDRVGQFGPLNQSGRALRNDGTRRTNREGRVCIQIEVLGYAKSPWTNGWDPAKKPGWQKILSAARSWGVPDVFPAGPPAKYPGAGKARSRSVWQSKGGHFSHGDVPGNDHQDPGAISTVKVLYKATAPADPAPTPAKPKVSVAHLVAAAKKDVPAAEGHTTYPTEVRIVEDALVAEGLLKREFADGSFGSKTVTAYAAWQRSKAGGSYTGSAADGVPGLASLKRLAARHAFTATT; encoded by the coding sequence ATGCCCACCTACCACGCTGCCGTCGTTCACCCCAACCAGTCCGTCACCTACTGCGGCGAGGTCGACCAGGCGCACGTCGACACCGCCCGCGCCATCGCCGAGATCGACACCGTGCCGCGCTTCACCCGGGAGCACTCCAGTCGCCCGGGCACCGTGTTCGTGCTGCGCGACGACGGTGACCTGGACTGGTACGAGCCGGTGGGTGCCGAGCCGTTCATCATCCGGCGCCCGGACCCCGAACCGGCCGTCGGCGCGCTCACCGGCGACCTGCCCGGTGCGGACGAGCTGCCGCGAGGTGCCACCGGCACCGTGTGGATCTCCGGCGCGATCCGGCTCGGCGACGGGTCCATCGGCGGCGCGATGGACACCCCTGGCAACCCCCCGCGGGTCGTGCACCACAGCACCGAGTCCCCGGCCGGCGGCAAGTACCTCGAGTCGGTCGGCTCGTACCTGATCCGGGTCGCCTCCGAACCGCAGCTCATCTACTGCCCCGTGACCGACCGGGTCGGGCAGTTCGGCCCGCTCAACCAGAGCGGCCGGGCGCTGCGCAACGACGGCACCCGCCGCACCAATCGCGAGGGACGCGTCTGCATCCAGATCGAGGTCCTCGGCTACGCCAAGAGCCCGTGGACCAACGGCTGGGACCCGGCGAAGAAGCCGGGCTGGCAGAAGATCCTGTCCGCGGCCCGCTCCTGGGGCGTGCCGGACGTCTTCCCGGCCGGGCCCCCGGCGAAGTACCCGGGGGCGGGCAAGGCGCGCTCGCGCAGCGTCTGGCAGTCCAAGGGCGGCCACTTCTCGCACGGCGACGTTCCGGGCAACGACCACCAGGACCCGGGCGCGATCAGCACGGTCAAGGTCCTGTACAAGGCGACCGCCCCGGCCGACCCGGCGCCCACCCCGGCCAAGCCAAAGGTCAGCGTGGCCCACCTGGTCGCCGCGGCGAAGAAGGACGTCCCGGCCGCCGAGGGACACACCACCTACCCGACCGAGGTCCGCATCGTCGAGGACGCCCTGGTCGCCGAGGGCCTCCTGAAGCGCGAGTTCGCCGACGGCTCCTTCGGCTCCAAGACCGTCACCGCGTACGCCGCCTGGCAGCGCAGCAAGGCCGGCGGCTCCTACACCGGCTCCGCCGCCGACGGCGTCCCCGGCCTCGCCTCGCTCAAGCGGCTGGCCGCCCGGCACGCCTTCACCGCAACCACCTGA
- a CDS encoding glycoside hydrolase family 6 protein, producing the protein MTTAGQLSFQLGQSSAVTVYLTEVRLTCSTVKEGFYVDPDSNAAKWLTLNPDDPRAKKLERSIARRPGARWFGDWNKDIQADLDAYVAAAAAHGQMPIVALYNMFNRDNGGQSSGGSPSPDAYRTWIDAAAAGIGDRPALVILEPDSLAQLGNLPSDAARAERTALVAYAAQALAARPATTVYLDGGNATWIRPPEIAARLKDAGVAQVRGFAVNVANFDAVDVCCTYASQITAELARLGVPNKGFVVDTARNGNGAMNEVGQHVDWCNPAGRRLGVPSSIGVAGADYLLWVKYPGDSDGSCGIGQGITAGTWSPYLAERLIDGT; encoded by the coding sequence ATGACGACCGCCGGCCAGCTCTCCTTCCAGCTCGGACAGTCCAGCGCCGTCACCGTCTACCTCACCGAGGTCCGGCTGACCTGCTCGACCGTGAAGGAGGGCTTCTACGTCGACCCCGACTCCAACGCCGCCAAGTGGCTGACGCTGAACCCGGACGACCCGCGCGCCAAGAAGCTCGAGCGGTCCATCGCCCGCCGCCCGGGCGCCCGCTGGTTCGGCGACTGGAACAAGGACATCCAGGCCGACCTCGACGCATACGTCGCCGCAGCCGCCGCCCACGGACAGATGCCCATCGTCGCCCTGTACAACATGTTCAACCGCGACAACGGCGGGCAGAGCTCCGGCGGTTCGCCGTCCCCGGACGCCTACCGGACATGGATCGACGCCGCCGCGGCTGGCATCGGCGACCGCCCGGCCCTGGTGATCCTCGAGCCCGACTCCCTGGCCCAGCTCGGCAACCTCCCCTCGGACGCGGCCCGCGCCGAACGCACCGCCCTGGTCGCCTATGCCGCGCAGGCCCTCGCCGCGCGTCCCGCCACCACCGTCTACCTCGACGGCGGCAACGCCACCTGGATCCGCCCGCCGGAGATCGCCGCCCGCCTGAAGGACGCCGGCGTCGCCCAGGTCCGCGGCTTCGCGGTCAACGTCGCCAACTTCGACGCCGTCGACGTGTGCTGCACCTATGCCTCCCAGATCACCGCCGAACTCGCCCGCCTCGGGGTGCCCAACAAGGGCTTCGTCGTGGACACCGCCCGCAACGGCAACGGCGCCATGAACGAGGTCGGGCAGCACGTCGACTGGTGCAACCCCGCCGGACGACGCCTGGGCGTGCCCAGTTCGATCGGCGTCGCGGGCGCCGACTACCTGCTGTGGGTGAAGTACCCCGGCGACTCGGACGGCTCCTGCGGAATCGGCCAGGGCATCACGGCGGGCACTTGGTCGCCGTACCTGGCCGAGCGCCTGATCGACGGAACCTGA
- a CDS encoding DUF6192 family protein: MVQTVGSVPCERFDDLVDQSVKLVRVMTGCQFALGDFALEIAPLRTHGGNMALGEGEEQGVEDSLRLFAEEIGLSFHTVRTYRWVAARWPKNQRQEGVSFEVHRILASAPDAYELIQHPPVNERTGHSEWSGDAAKRAAGWATATPVTAAEKVEAIRDLAQDEAVAAQAACDLLHRPEVAFKAMRDRQARELVNQAQFDQAELVEEGDEEEAWWDENDAGEEDGVVDPVAIVRGFHRAMEFTDLIGVCQGFVAGASRLVPRLRGREFSESQLALVARHLEKIRATADWIETAVSTGKVDLDEALAELLRDR; the protein is encoded by the coding sequence ATGGTCCAGACCGTCGGCAGTGTGCCGTGCGAGCGTTTCGATGATCTGGTGGACCAGTCAGTGAAGCTGGTCCGAGTGATGACGGGCTGCCAATTCGCACTCGGAGACTTCGCGCTGGAGATCGCGCCGCTGCGTACGCACGGCGGGAACATGGCGCTGGGGGAGGGCGAGGAGCAGGGGGTGGAGGACTCCTTACGCCTCTTCGCCGAGGAGATAGGACTGTCCTTCCACACGGTGCGGACGTATCGGTGGGTGGCCGCGCGGTGGCCGAAGAATCAGCGCCAGGAGGGCGTCTCCTTCGAGGTGCACCGGATCTTGGCGTCGGCGCCGGACGCGTACGAGTTGATCCAGCATCCTCCAGTCAATGAACGGACGGGCCACTCCGAGTGGAGCGGGGACGCGGCGAAGCGAGCGGCGGGATGGGCGACCGCGACACCGGTGACGGCGGCGGAGAAGGTCGAGGCCATCCGGGACCTTGCGCAGGACGAGGCGGTGGCTGCCCAGGCGGCATGTGACCTGCTGCACCGGCCTGAGGTGGCCTTCAAGGCGATGCGGGACCGGCAGGCCCGTGAGCTGGTCAATCAGGCCCAGTTCGATCAGGCCGAACTCGTCGAGGAAGGAGACGAGGAGGAGGCATGGTGGGACGAGAACGACGCTGGGGAGGAGGACGGCGTTGTTGATCCCGTCGCGATCGTGCGGGGTTTCCACCGGGCTATGGAGTTCACCGACTTGATCGGTGTCTGTCAGGGCTTCGTCGCCGGGGCGAGCCGGCTGGTTCCCCGACTGCGGGGACGGGAGTTCTCCGAATCCCAACTCGCGCTGGTCGCACGGCATTTAGAGAAGATCCGGGCGACGGCGGACTGGATCGAGACGGCGGTGTCCACCGGGAAGGTGGACCTGGATGAGGCCCTGGCCGAGCTGCTGAGGGACAGGTAG
- a CDS encoding IS5 family transposase, translated as MRERRYPSDTTDAEWAVLEPLLPVPACRLPAGGRPEKHSRRNVVDAIRYVNDNGCKWRAVPVDFGIPWRTVYGFFQRWRASGDLARIHAELHQKVRVHDGLNPHTVAVILDSQSVKGAETVSQDTRGFDGGKLINGRKRHLAVDMRGMALAVMVTPAAPHDSIPARDQLFRLRLTHPELAVAWADSAYGGTLIDWSHSFLGITLKTVPRRKDQDGFAVLAKRWRVERAISWIMRARRNVRDYERLISHSEAHITWTFITLMVRRLTHPPRPPRTSPHPVEPVETSADKPKPIRLRKPSNTIRLAPAALS; from the coding sequence GTGCGCGAGCGGCGCTACCCCAGCGACACTACGGACGCCGAATGGGCCGTCCTCGAACCGCTGCTGCCCGTCCCGGCCTGCCGGCTTCCCGCGGGCGGGCGCCCGGAGAAGCATTCGCGCCGCAACGTGGTCGATGCCATACGGTATGTGAACGACAATGGGTGCAAGTGGAGGGCCGTTCCCGTCGACTTCGGGATCCCCTGGCGCACGGTCTACGGGTTTTTCCAGCGATGGCGGGCGAGCGGAGACCTGGCCCGCATCCACGCCGAACTGCACCAGAAAGTCCGCGTTCACGACGGCCTCAATCCCCACACCGTCGCGGTGATCCTGGACTCCCAGTCCGTCAAGGGCGCCGAGACGGTGAGCCAGGACACCCGCGGCTTCGACGGCGGAAAGCTCATCAATGGCAGGAAGCGGCACCTGGCCGTAGACATGCGCGGCATGGCGCTCGCCGTCATGGTCACCCCTGCCGCCCCGCACGACAGTATCCCCGCCCGCGACCAGCTCTTCCGCCTGCGCCTGACCCATCCCGAACTCGCCGTCGCCTGGGCGGACTCCGCCTACGGCGGAACCCTCATCGACTGGTCTCACTCCTTCCTCGGCATCACCCTCAAGACGGTGCCCCGCCGCAAAGACCAGGACGGCTTCGCCGTCCTCGCGAAGAGGTGGCGCGTCGAGCGGGCCATCTCGTGGATCATGAGAGCCAGGAGAAACGTCCGCGACTACGAGCGGCTCATCTCCCACAGCGAGGCCCACATCACCTGGACCTTCATCACCCTCATGGTCCGCCGCCTCACCCACCCTCCCCGGCCACCCCGCACGTCACCACACCCCGTCGAACCGGTCGAGACGAGCGCCGACAAGCCCAAGCCCATACGCCTGCGGAAGCCGTCGAACACCATCCGCCTCGCCCCAGCTGCTCTGAGCTGA
- a CDS encoding MFS transporter, with protein sequence MPEDFLTGDRRPLTTVLGANFVSITGNCLTYMGVPWFVLQSTDSAAKVGIVAFCTLLPVVLAALVGGPVIDRIGRRRVSVASDLACGVAVAAIPLLQFAGILHFWMLCVLMAMTGLFRSPGETARGVLLPTLAERAAMPLTRAAGLYDGAARCAALTGSALGGVLIAVLGAENVLLVDAATFAVAAPLFAFGVRGLPEAQARRRVEPASLRAYRRELAEGYRFVAATPLLLGLCLMTLVTRGLDQGWSAVLLPVHAREKLDGSIDLGLLNAAFGICALTGALVYGAVGSRFRRWPVFTVAFLIVGLPRFVVAAFTDTFGPLAVIMAVEGLACGVLNPIMATVTYETVPEALRSRVLSATTASVQLVTPLGGLAAGFLVDSVGLPSTLLTIGGVYLLATLCPVIFPAWRQMDSTGSPHDRAEGSLPQSSGSKRV encoded by the coding sequence GTGCCCGAAGACTTCTTGACGGGTGATCGCCGTCCTCTGACAACGGTTCTTGGCGCCAACTTCGTTTCGATCACTGGGAATTGCCTCACGTACATGGGCGTGCCGTGGTTTGTGCTGCAGAGCACGGACAGTGCCGCCAAGGTGGGGATCGTCGCGTTCTGCACACTGCTGCCCGTAGTGCTTGCTGCGCTCGTCGGTGGTCCGGTCATCGACCGGATCGGGCGACGGCGGGTGAGTGTCGCCTCGGATCTCGCCTGCGGGGTTGCCGTTGCGGCGATCCCGCTGCTGCAGTTCGCCGGCATCCTGCATTTCTGGATGCTGTGCGTGCTGATGGCGATGACCGGGCTGTTCCGTTCGCCGGGTGAGACTGCCCGCGGAGTGCTGTTGCCCACGCTCGCCGAACGCGCCGCAATGCCGCTGACCAGGGCCGCCGGGTTGTACGACGGTGCGGCACGCTGTGCGGCGCTGACTGGATCCGCTCTCGGAGGTGTGCTGATCGCCGTACTCGGTGCCGAGAATGTCCTGTTGGTGGATGCCGCGACCTTCGCTGTGGCCGCGCCGCTGTTCGCGTTCGGGGTGCGCGGTCTGCCTGAGGCGCAGGCCCGACGGCGGGTCGAGCCCGCGTCGTTGCGTGCCTACCGTCGTGAACTCGCGGAAGGGTATCGCTTCGTGGCGGCCACGCCGTTGCTGTTGGGCCTGTGCCTGATGACGCTGGTCACCCGGGGGCTCGATCAGGGATGGAGCGCCGTGCTCCTCCCGGTGCATGCCCGTGAGAAGCTTGATGGTTCCATCGATCTCGGTCTGCTGAACGCGGCGTTTGGTATCTGCGCACTCACGGGGGCGCTGGTCTACGGTGCGGTGGGCAGCCGGTTTCGGCGGTGGCCGGTGTTCACGGTTGCGTTTCTCATCGTAGGCCTGCCGCGCTTCGTGGTGGCCGCCTTCACCGACACCTTCGGGCCACTGGCCGTGATCATGGCGGTTGAGGGCCTCGCTTGCGGTGTGCTCAACCCCATCATGGCCACCGTGACGTATGAGACGGTGCCGGAGGCACTGCGCAGCCGGGTGCTGAGTGCGACGACAGCCTCGGTCCAGCTGGTCACTCCGCTGGGCGGACTGGCTGCGGGCTTCCTCGTGGACTCGGTCGGCCTGCCCTCCACGCTGCTGACGATCGGGGGTGTGTACCTGCTCGCCACGCTGTGCCCGGTGATCTTCCCGGCCTGGAGACAAATGGACAGTACCGGCTCTCCCCACGACAGGGCGGAGGGCTCGCTGCCGCAGAGTTCGGGGTCGAAGCGGGTGTAG
- a CDS encoding carbohydrate binding domain-containing protein — protein MPAYGDLITNGSFTNGTTGWWSGNAAMVTITAGTAGLEATASTDAANLWDAVFGQDGIPLRAGCRYTLSFTARASQDGTAMAAKVGMGVDPWTPVLEKQLSLPTADTHFVFRSCFRTGDLSRSVTGA, from the coding sequence GTGCCCGCGTACGGAGACCTCATCACCAACGGGTCGTTCACCAACGGCACGACCGGCTGGTGGTCGGGCAACGCCGCCATGGTCACCATCACCGCCGGAACGGCCGGCCTCGAGGCCACCGCGAGCACGGACGCCGCGAACCTGTGGGACGCCGTGTTTGGCCAGGACGGCATCCCCCTGCGGGCGGGCTGCCGCTACACCCTCTCGTTCACGGCCCGGGCCTCGCAGGACGGCACCGCCATGGCCGCCAAGGTCGGCATGGGAGTCGACCCCTGGACGCCGGTCCTGGAGAAGCAGCTCAGCCTGCCGACCGCGGACACCCACTTCGTGTTCAGAAGCTGTTTCAGAACCGGAGATCTGTCACGTTCCGTGACTGGCGCCTGA
- a CDS encoding phage tail domain-containing protein: MNAILKDHQHELGGVVIGTGTPVPIAAIEGLGRAEVRTADVDPPSADGIWLGADYYTGRTVRIDAAIKTPGDQVAALDLLAAIQDVHDDPALRLTGGATTELRLKFPGRDVRVLNGRLRKADPDLTQLVNGWVPLDLEFLAADPLYYSDTPQHATIPLGMISDGGFTAPVVAPIVVDPGPDGTTRPGWIQVDGKAPTWPVLRIYGPCANPRITHVESGRVLQLNTVIDPGDFIEIDTRPTWRSVLRSNGGNAATALTAASRIDTFTLPTGVSELRWTATDPTNSARLTATWRPAWPTL, encoded by the coding sequence ATGAACGCCATCCTCAAGGACCACCAGCACGAACTGGGCGGCGTCGTCATCGGCACCGGCACCCCGGTCCCCATTGCCGCCATCGAGGGCCTGGGCCGCGCCGAGGTACGCACCGCCGACGTCGACCCGCCCAGCGCGGACGGCATCTGGCTCGGCGCGGACTACTACACCGGCCGCACCGTCCGCATCGACGCCGCGATCAAAACCCCCGGCGACCAGGTGGCCGCCCTCGACCTCCTCGCCGCAATCCAGGACGTCCACGACGACCCCGCGCTGCGCCTGACCGGCGGCGCCACCACCGAACTGCGGCTGAAGTTCCCCGGCCGCGACGTCCGTGTCCTCAACGGCCGGCTCCGCAAGGCCGACCCGGACCTGACCCAGCTCGTCAACGGCTGGGTGCCCCTCGACCTCGAGTTCCTCGCCGCCGACCCCCTCTACTACAGCGACACCCCCCAGCACGCCACGATCCCGCTCGGCATGATCTCCGACGGGGGGTTCACGGCGCCCGTCGTCGCGCCCATCGTCGTCGACCCAGGCCCGGACGGCACCACCCGGCCCGGCTGGATCCAGGTCGACGGCAAGGCCCCGACCTGGCCCGTGCTGCGGATCTACGGCCCGTGCGCCAACCCACGCATTACCCACGTCGAGTCCGGCCGCGTGCTGCAGCTCAACACCGTCATCGACCCGGGCGACTTCATCGAGATCGACACCCGGCCCACCTGGCGCTCCGTGCTGCGCAGCAACGGCGGCAACGCCGCCACGGCACTGACCGCCGCCTCCCGCATCGACACGTTCACGCTGCCCACCGGCGTCAGCGAGCTGCGGTGGACCGCCACCGACCCCACCAACTCCGCCCGCCTGACCGCCACGTGGCGGCCAGCCTGGCCCACCCTGTAG